Proteins encoded within one genomic window of Mycolicibacterium aubagnense:
- the argH gene encoding argininosuccinate lyase has protein sequence MSTGGTNEGSLWGGRFASGPSEALAALSKSTHFDWALAPYDVTASKAHARVLHNAGLLTDDQRDGLLAGLDSLGNDVADGSFGPLPTDEDVHGALERGLIDRVGDDLGGRLRAGRSRNDQVATLFRMWLRDVIKVIGNGVLDVVAALATQAATHPTAIMPGKTHLQSAQPVLLAHHLLAHAHPLLRDADRLLDLDKRAAVSPYGSGALAGSSLGLNPDAIAADLGFTSAADNSIDATSSRDFAAEAAFVFAMIAVDLSRLSEDIILWSTTEFGYVRLHDSWSTGSSIMPQKKNPDIAELARGKSGRLIGNLAGLLATLKAQPLAYNRDLQEDKEPVFDSVAQLELLLPAMAGLVGTLTFDTDRMAALAPLGYTLATDIAEWMVRQGIPFRVAHEAAGAAVKAAEARGVGLEELGADELAGIHPGLTAEVRDVLTIAGSVESRDARGGTSPTRVAEQLVTVRDTADRLRARLHG, from the coding sequence ATGAGCACCGGTGGCACCAACGAAGGCTCGCTGTGGGGCGGACGGTTCGCCTCCGGCCCGTCCGAAGCGCTTGCCGCACTGAGCAAGTCGACGCACTTCGACTGGGCGCTGGCGCCATACGACGTCACCGCGTCGAAGGCACACGCCCGGGTGCTGCACAACGCCGGCCTGCTCACGGATGACCAGCGCGACGGTCTGTTGGCCGGGCTGGACAGCCTGGGCAACGACGTCGCCGACGGGTCTTTCGGGCCGCTGCCGACGGACGAGGACGTGCACGGCGCGCTGGAGCGCGGGCTGATCGACCGCGTCGGTGACGACCTGGGCGGGCGGCTGCGTGCGGGCCGGTCGCGCAACGATCAGGTCGCCACGCTGTTCCGCATGTGGTTGCGCGACGTTATCAAGGTCATCGGTAACGGCGTGCTCGACGTCGTGGCGGCGTTGGCAACCCAGGCTGCGACGCACCCGACCGCGATCATGCCCGGTAAGACGCACCTGCAGTCCGCTCAGCCGGTCTTGCTGGCGCATCACCTGCTCGCGCATGCGCACCCGCTGCTGCGCGACGCCGACCGGCTGCTCGACCTGGACAAGCGGGCGGCGGTGTCGCCCTACGGATCCGGTGCGTTGGCCGGCAGCTCGCTGGGCCTGAACCCCGACGCCATCGCCGCCGACCTTGGTTTCACCTCGGCGGCCGACAACTCGATCGACGCGACATCTTCGCGGGACTTCGCCGCCGAGGCCGCTTTCGTGTTCGCGATGATCGCGGTGGATCTGTCCCGGCTTTCCGAGGACATCATCCTTTGGAGCACAACAGAATTCGGCTACGTTCGGTTGCACGACTCCTGGTCCACCGGCAGCTCGATCATGCCGCAGAAGAAGAACCCGGACATCGCCGAATTGGCCCGCGGCAAGTCCGGCCGGCTGATCGGCAACCTCGCCGGCCTGCTGGCCACCCTCAAGGCCCAGCCGCTGGCCTACAACCGGGATCTGCAGGAGGACAAGGAGCCGGTCTTCGACTCCGTCGCTCAGCTCGAGTTGCTGCTGCCCGCGATGGCCGGACTGGTCGGCACCCTGACGTTCGACACCGACCGCATGGCCGCGCTCGCGCCGCTCGGTTACACGCTTGCCACCGACATCGCGGAATGGATGGTGCGCCAAGGGATTCCGTTCCGGGTTGCGCATGAAGCAGCCGGCGCCGCGGTCAAGGCCGCCGAGGCCAGAGGCGTCGGGCTCGAAGAGCTGGGCGCCGATGAGCTTGCCGGCATCCACCCCGGACTCACCGCCGAAGTGCGGGACGTGCTGACCATCGCCGGTTCGGTGGAGTCCCGTGACGCCCGCGGTGGCACGTCTCCGACGCGCGTCGCCGAGCAGCTCGTCACCGTGCGCGACACCGCCGATCGGTTGCGGGCCCGCCTGCACGGCTGA
- a CDS encoding acyl-CoA synthetase — protein MVDFSAITAPVERLVATAQNGLEVLRYGGLETGAVPSPFQIVESVPMYRLRRYFPPDARPGAAPAGSPVLMVHPMMMSADMWDVTRDDGAVGILHAAGLDPWVIDFGSPDQVEGGMDRNLADHVVGLSAAIDTVKATTGKDVHLAGYSQGGMFAYQTAAYRQSRDLASIVAFGSPVDTLAALPMNMPANLASGVADFMADHVFSRLNIPGWLARNGFQMLDPIKTAQSRLDFLRQLHDREALLPREQQRRFLASDGWIAWSGPAIAELLKQFIAHNRMMTGGFAIHGNLVTLSDITCPVLAVVGEVDDIGQPAAVRGIKRAAPDADVYEYLIRVGHFGLVVGSKAASQSWPTVASWVKWLDAGGPMPADVVPMPLQSELPRESVPLATRVAHGAAAATEMAFTFASTAADAVVSAGKSTRALAIETVRTLPRLARLGQINDHTRISLGRIICEQAEGAPDGEFLLFDGRVHTYEAVDRRINNVVRGLIEVGVRQGVRVGVLMETRPSALVAIAALSRLGAVAVLMPPDADLAVAARLGGVTDIISDPANLDAARRLRTRVLVLGGGENRDLQVSDDADVVDMEQIDPDVVELPGWYRPNPGYAQDLAYVAFANIGGELVARQITNFRWALSAFGTASAANLGRGDTVYCLTPLHHQSGLLVSLGGAVVGGARIALSRGLRPDRFVHELRQYGVTVVSYTWAMLRDVIDDPSFVLNGTHPVRLFIGSGMPAGLWRRVEEAFQPAHVLEFFTTTDGQAVLANVSGLKIGSEGRPLPGGGQIALAAYDVDDDLILEGDDGFVARAEPNEVGVLLAKPRGPVDPTASVKRGVFAPGDTWVSTEFLFRRDDDGDYWMVDNRRSVIRTPRGAVFGKEVGNALGRLDAVDIAVTYRVPVGDRELAVTALSLRPGGSVLPADLREAFVDLPVGVVPDLIHVVPEMTLNSSYRPVLAELRAAGVPESSGNSWQFDVDSDAFVPFTPAAYAALAAEGTLS, from the coding sequence GTGGTGGACTTTTCAGCGATCACCGCTCCGGTGGAGCGGTTGGTGGCTACCGCCCAGAACGGGCTGGAAGTGCTGCGCTACGGCGGGCTGGAGACCGGTGCCGTGCCGTCGCCGTTCCAGATCGTCGAGAGCGTGCCGATGTACCGGCTGCGGCGGTACTTCCCGCCGGATGCCCGTCCGGGCGCCGCCCCGGCAGGTTCACCGGTGCTCATGGTTCATCCGATGATGATGTCCGCGGACATGTGGGACGTGACGCGTGACGACGGCGCCGTCGGGATCTTGCACGCCGCGGGCCTGGACCCGTGGGTCATCGACTTCGGCTCGCCCGATCAGGTCGAGGGCGGCATGGACCGCAATCTGGCGGACCACGTGGTGGGGCTGAGTGCCGCCATCGACACCGTGAAGGCCACCACCGGCAAAGACGTGCACCTGGCCGGCTACTCGCAGGGCGGCATGTTCGCCTACCAGACCGCCGCGTACCGGCAGTCCCGCGACCTGGCGAGCATCGTGGCCTTCGGTTCGCCGGTGGACACCTTGGCCGCGCTGCCGATGAACATGCCGGCCAACTTGGCATCCGGTGTCGCCGATTTCATGGCCGACCACGTCTTTAGCCGCCTCAACATCCCGGGTTGGTTGGCGCGCAACGGTTTCCAGATGCTGGACCCGATCAAGACCGCGCAGTCACGGCTCGACTTCCTGCGCCAGCTGCACGACCGCGAGGCGCTGTTGCCGCGCGAACAGCAGCGCCGGTTCCTGGCCAGCGACGGTTGGATCGCCTGGTCCGGGCCGGCCATCGCGGAGCTGCTCAAGCAGTTCATTGCGCACAACCGCATGATGACCGGCGGGTTCGCCATTCACGGCAACCTGGTGACGCTGTCGGACATCACCTGCCCGGTGCTCGCCGTCGTCGGCGAGGTCGACGACATCGGCCAGCCCGCCGCGGTGCGCGGCATCAAGCGGGCCGCCCCCGATGCCGACGTCTACGAATATCTGATCCGTGTCGGGCATTTCGGTCTTGTCGTGGGTTCCAAGGCGGCCAGCCAGAGCTGGCCGACGGTGGCGTCGTGGGTCAAGTGGCTCGATGCCGGCGGCCCGATGCCGGCCGACGTGGTGCCCATGCCGCTGCAGTCCGAACTGCCGCGCGAGTCGGTGCCGTTGGCGACACGCGTGGCGCATGGTGCCGCGGCCGCCACCGAGATGGCCTTCACCTTCGCCAGCACCGCGGCCGACGCCGTGGTGTCGGCCGGCAAGTCCACGCGGGCGCTGGCCATCGAGACGGTTCGCACCCTGCCGCGCCTGGCCCGGCTGGGGCAGATCAACGACCACACGCGAATCTCGTTGGGCCGCATCATCTGTGAGCAGGCCGAGGGTGCGCCGGACGGTGAGTTCTTGCTGTTCGACGGTCGCGTGCACACCTATGAGGCGGTGGACCGCCGCATCAACAACGTCGTCCGGGGCCTGATCGAAGTCGGTGTCCGGCAGGGCGTTCGGGTCGGCGTGCTCATGGAGACCCGGCCCAGCGCGCTGGTCGCCATCGCCGCGCTGTCGCGTCTGGGCGCGGTGGCGGTGCTGATGCCACCCGACGCCGACCTGGCCGTGGCGGCCCGCCTCGGTGGCGTCACCGACATCATCTCCGACCCGGCCAATCTCGATGCGGCACGCCGGCTGCGGACCCGCGTGTTGGTGCTCGGTGGCGGCGAGAACCGCGACCTGCAGGTGTCCGACGACGCGGACGTCGTGGACATGGAGCAGATCGATCCCGACGTGGTCGAGTTGCCCGGCTGGTACCGGCCCAACCCGGGCTACGCGCAGGACCTGGCCTACGTCGCGTTCGCCAATATCGGCGGCGAGTTGGTGGCCCGCCAGATCACCAACTTCCGTTGGGCCCTTTCGGCTTTCGGCACCGCCTCGGCGGCCAACCTGGGCCGCGGCGACACCGTCTACTGCCTGACTCCGCTGCATCACCAGTCCGGACTGCTGGTGTCGCTGGGCGGCGCGGTCGTCGGCGGTGCCCGCATCGCGTTGTCTCGTGGCCTGCGGCCCGACCGGTTCGTGCACGAACTGCGGCAGTACGGCGTCACCGTGGTGTCCTACACCTGGGCCATGCTGCGCGACGTCATCGACGATCCGTCGTTCGTGCTCAACGGAACTCACCCCGTGCGGTTGTTCATCGGCTCGGGCATGCCGGCCGGGTTGTGGCGCCGTGTCGAAGAGGCGTTCCAGCCCGCCCACGTCCTCGAGTTCTTCACGACCACCGACGGCCAGGCCGTACTGGCCAACGTGTCGGGTCTCAAGATCGGCAGCGAGGGCCGGCCGCTGCCGGGCGGCGGCCAGATCGCCCTCGCCGCCTACGACGTCGACGACGACCTCATCCTCGAAGGCGACGACGGTTTCGTGGCGCGCGCCGAACCCAACGAGGTGGGCGTGCTGCTGGCCAAGCCACGTGGCCCCGTCGACCCGACGGCGTCGGTCAAGCGCGGCGTCTTCGCGCCGGGTGACACCTGGGTGTCCACCGAGTTCCTGTTCCGTCGGGATGACGACGGCGACTACTGGATGGTCGACAACCGGCGCTCGGTCATCCGCACCCCGCGTGGCGCGGTGTTCGGCAAGGAGGTCGGCAACGCTCTCGGCCGCCTCGATGCGGTCGACATCGCCGTCACCTACCGGGTGCCCGTCGGTGATCGCGAGCTGGCGGTCACCGCGTTGAGCTTGCGTCCGGGCGGCAGTGTGCTGCCCGCCGACCTCCGTGAGGCGTTCGTCGACCTGCCGGTCGGGGTGGTGCCGGACCTCATTCACGTGGTGCCGGAGATGACGCTCAATTCGTCGTACCGCCCGGTGCTCGCCGAGTTGCGGGCCGCCGGCGTGCCCGAATCATCGGGCAACTCGTGGCAGTTCGACGTCGACAGCGACGCATTCGTGCCGTTCACGCCGGCCGCGTACGCAGCGTTGGCCGCGGAGGGCACTCTGTCGTGA
- a CDS encoding Trm112 family protein, whose amino-acid sequence MIDEALRAILVCPQDRGELLLVGDECLYNPRLRRAYRIDGGVPVLLIDEAVDVTDDAEHQRLIDAARS is encoded by the coding sequence ATGATCGATGAAGCGTTGCGCGCGATCTTGGTGTGCCCGCAGGACCGGGGTGAACTGCTGCTGGTCGGGGACGAATGCCTGTACAACCCGCGGTTGCGCCGGGCCTATCGGATCGACGGCGGGGTACCGGTGTTGCTGATCGACGAGGCGGTCGACGTCACCGACGACGCCGAACACCAGCGACTGATCGACGCCGCCCGGAGCTAG
- a CDS encoding TetR/AcrR family transcriptional regulator, translated as MTTTDPRPRRKPPGRPTGPSDTKDTILTCARDLFARNGFNNTSVRAIAAAANVDAALVHHYFGTKQQLFAAAVHIPVDPQLVLGPLRSTPIDELGRTLPSLLLPIWDSELGVGFIAALRSMLAGDEVNLMRIFLEDIITTEVGARVDNPPGTGRIRVQFVASQLIGVVMARYILELEPFRSLPVQQIAETIGPNLQRYLTGDLPAPS; from the coding sequence ATGACCACCACGGACCCGCGGCCCCGCCGCAAGCCCCCGGGCCGTCCCACCGGGCCGTCCGACACCAAGGACACCATCCTGACGTGTGCGCGGGATCTGTTCGCCCGCAACGGGTTCAACAACACATCGGTGCGGGCGATCGCCGCTGCGGCGAATGTCGACGCGGCGCTGGTACATCACTACTTCGGGACCAAGCAGCAGCTCTTCGCCGCGGCGGTGCACATTCCCGTCGACCCGCAACTGGTACTGGGCCCGCTGCGGAGCACCCCCATCGACGAACTCGGCCGCACGCTGCCGTCGCTGCTGCTCCCGATCTGGGACTCAGAACTCGGCGTCGGATTCATCGCGGCACTGCGATCGATGCTGGCCGGCGACGAGGTGAACCTCATGCGCATCTTCCTGGAAGACATCATCACCACCGAAGTCGGTGCGCGCGTCGACAATCCGCCGGGCACCGGACGAATCCGGGTGCAGTTCGTGGCATCCCAGCTGATCGGCGTGGTGATGGCCCGCTACATCCTGGAGCTGGAGCCCTTCAGATCGCTTCCGGTGCAACAGATCGCCGAAACGATCGGCCCGAATCTGCAGCGCTATCTGACCGGCGATCTGCCGGCGCCCAGCTAG
- the argF gene encoding ornithine carbamoyltransferase: MIRHFLRDDDLTPEEQAEVLALAAELKKAPFSRRPLEGPRGIAVIFEKNSTRTRFSFEMGIAQLGGHAVVVDGRSTQLGREETLEDTGAVLSRYVDGIVWRTFAQERLAAMASGSTVPIINALSDEFHPCQVLADLQTIAERKGTLAGLNMAYLGDGANNMAHSLMVGGVTAGINVTIAAPKGFAPDPQFVEAAKKRAAETGATVTVTTDPQAAADGADVLVTDTWTSMGQENDGLDRVRPFRPFQVNSTLLGRANADAVVLHCLPAHRGDEITDEVMDGPQSAVFDEAENRLHAQKAMLVWLLERNAR, encoded by the coding sequence GTGATCCGCCATTTCCTCCGTGACGACGACCTGACTCCCGAGGAGCAGGCCGAGGTCCTGGCGCTGGCCGCCGAACTGAAGAAGGCGCCTTTCAGCCGGCGTCCGCTCGAGGGGCCGCGGGGCATCGCCGTGATTTTCGAGAAGAACTCCACCCGCACGCGGTTCTCGTTCGAGATGGGCATCGCCCAGCTCGGCGGGCACGCCGTCGTCGTCGACGGCCGCAGCACCCAGCTGGGGCGCGAAGAGACGCTCGAGGACACCGGTGCCGTGCTGTCCCGCTATGTGGACGGCATCGTCTGGCGCACCTTCGCCCAGGAGCGCCTCGCGGCCATGGCCTCCGGCTCGACGGTGCCGATCATCAATGCCCTGTCCGACGAGTTCCACCCCTGCCAGGTGCTGGCGGACCTGCAGACCATCGCCGAGCGCAAGGGCACGCTGGCCGGGCTCAACATGGCCTACCTCGGTGACGGCGCCAACAACATGGCGCACTCGCTGATGGTCGGCGGCGTCACGGCCGGCATCAACGTGACCATCGCCGCGCCGAAGGGATTCGCACCGGACCCGCAGTTCGTCGAGGCCGCCAAGAAGCGGGCTGCCGAGACGGGCGCGACCGTCACGGTCACCACCGACCCGCAGGCCGCGGCCGACGGTGCCGACGTCCTCGTCACCGACACCTGGACCTCGATGGGCCAGGAGAACGACGGCCTGGACCGGGTGCGCCCGTTCCGTCCGTTCCAGGTCAACAGCACGCTGCTGGGCCGTGCCAACGCTGATGCCGTCGTGCTGCACTGCCTGCCGGCGCACCGCGGGGACGAGATCACCGACGAGGTGATGGACGGCCCGCAGAGCGCGGTGTTCGACGAGGCCGAGAACCGGCTGCACGCCCAGAAGGCCATGTTGGTCTGGCTGCTGGAACGCAACGCGCGGTGA
- a CDS encoding argininosuccinate synthase, whose translation MSERVILAYSGGLDTSVAISWIGKETGKEVVAVAIDLGQGGEDMEVVRQRAIDCGAVEAVVVDARDEFADEYCLPTIKANALYMDRYPLVSAISRPLIVKHLVEAARSHGGTVVAHGCTGKGNDQVRFEVGFNTLAPELEVIAPVRDYAWTREKAIAFAQENDIPINVTKKSPFSIDQNVWGRAVETGFLEDLWNAPTKDVYDYTEDPTVHFNTPDELIISFDKGRPVAIDGRPLSVLQIIQELNTRAGAQGVGRLDVVEDRLVGIKSREIYEAPGAMVLITAHTELEHVTLERELGRYKRGVDRKWGELTYDGLWYSPLKASLEAFVEHTQQHVSGDIRLLLHGGHITVNGRRSGESLYDFNLATYDEGDSFDQSAAKGFVQLHGLSSKISAKRDLGL comes from the coding sequence ATGTCCGAGCGCGTCATCCTGGCGTATTCCGGCGGTCTGGACACTTCGGTCGCGATCAGCTGGATCGGCAAGGAGACCGGCAAGGAAGTTGTGGCCGTGGCCATCGACCTGGGCCAGGGCGGTGAGGACATGGAGGTCGTCCGGCAGCGTGCCATCGACTGCGGCGCCGTGGAGGCGGTGGTGGTCGACGCCCGCGACGAGTTCGCCGACGAGTACTGCCTGCCCACCATCAAGGCCAACGCGCTGTACATGGACCGGTACCCGCTGGTCTCGGCCATCTCGCGGCCGCTGATCGTCAAGCATCTGGTCGAGGCTGCCCGTAGCCACGGCGGCACCGTCGTCGCGCACGGTTGCACCGGCAAGGGCAACGACCAGGTCCGGTTCGAGGTCGGTTTCAATACCCTCGCACCGGAACTTGAGGTGATCGCCCCGGTTCGCGACTACGCCTGGACCCGCGAGAAGGCCATCGCCTTCGCGCAGGAGAACGACATCCCGATCAACGTCACCAAGAAGTCGCCGTTCTCCATCGACCAGAACGTCTGGGGCCGCGCCGTCGAGACCGGCTTCCTCGAGGATCTGTGGAACGCCCCCACCAAGGACGTCTACGACTACACCGAGGACCCGACGGTCCACTTCAACACCCCCGACGAGCTGATCATCAGCTTCGACAAGGGCCGCCCGGTCGCCATCGACGGCCGCCCGCTGAGCGTGCTGCAGATCATCCAGGAGCTCAACACCCGCGCCGGTGCGCAGGGCGTCGGCCGCCTGGACGTCGTCGAGGACCGCCTGGTCGGCATCAAGTCCCGTGAGATCTACGAGGCCCCGGGCGCCATGGTGCTGATCACCGCGCACACCGAACTCGAGCACGTCACCCTGGAGCGCGAGCTCGGCCGCTACAAGCGCGGCGTCGACCGCAAGTGGGGCGAGCTGACTTACGACGGGCTCTGGTACAGCCCGCTGAAGGCCTCGCTGGAGGCGTTCGTCGAGCACACCCAGCAGCACGTCTCCGGTGACATCCGCCTGCTCCTGCACGGCGGCCACATCACCGTCAACGGCCGTCGCTCGGGCGAGTCGCTGTACGACTTCAACCTCGCCACCTACGACGAGGGCGACAGCTTCGACCAGAGCGCGGCCAAGGGCTTCGTCCAGCTGCACGGTCTGAGCTCCAAGATCTCCGCCAAGCGCGATCTGGGACTGTAA
- a CDS encoding ABC-F family ATP-binding cassette domain-containing protein: MAHLLGAEALHLEFPTRVVFDSLTVGIEEGDRIGIVGRNGDGKSSLLAMLGGRLKPDSGRVTVRGGVRIGMLDQGDTLDHTDTVGHAVVGDVPEHEWAGDPRGRDVIAGLLGDLDWNAVIGTLSGGQRRRVSLAKLLAGDHDVLILDEPTNHLDVEAITWLAAHLKKRWAANAGGLLVVTHDRWFLDEVCTATWEVHDRIVEPFEGGYAAYILQRVERDRQAAASEARRQNLARKELAWLRRGAPARTSKPKFRIDAANALIADVPEIRDKVALQSLAVTRLGKQVVDILDASVTYGEREVLQDIEWRIAPGERTGILGVNGAGKSTLLGLIDGSVEPTSGRVKHGKTVQIAALTQGVEKLADHLDEPVRVVLSRLATTYTFGSGSKATELTPSQLLERLGFASAQLSTPVRDLSGGQQRRLQLLLILLEQPNVLILDEPTNDLDTDMLAAMEDLLDSWPGTLIVVSHDRYFLERVTDQQFGILGGRLRHLPGGVDEYLRLRASHAAQTGTAAAKPAAAVAEGLSGAELRAAQKEITAIERRLEKLAGQIDTAHQRLAEHDQGDYEGLQRLTASLRELETEVTEQEERWMELSEEVG, translated from the coding sequence ATGGCGCATCTATTGGGGGCCGAAGCCCTGCATCTCGAGTTTCCGACCCGTGTGGTTTTCGATTCGCTGACGGTCGGGATCGAGGAGGGTGACCGGATCGGCATCGTCGGCCGCAACGGCGATGGCAAGTCCAGTTTGCTGGCGATGCTCGGCGGCCGGCTGAAACCCGACTCCGGCCGGGTGACGGTACGCGGCGGCGTCCGCATCGGAATGCTCGACCAGGGCGACACCCTCGACCACACCGACACCGTCGGGCACGCCGTCGTCGGCGACGTCCCCGAGCATGAATGGGCGGGCGACCCCCGCGGTCGCGACGTCATCGCCGGACTGCTCGGCGACCTCGACTGGAACGCGGTGATCGGCACCCTGTCGGGCGGCCAGCGCCGCCGGGTGTCGCTCGCGAAACTGCTGGCCGGTGACCACGATGTCCTCATCCTCGACGAGCCGACCAACCACCTCGACGTCGAAGCGATCACCTGGCTGGCCGCGCATCTCAAGAAGCGCTGGGCCGCCAATGCCGGCGGCCTGCTGGTCGTCACCCACGACCGCTGGTTCCTCGACGAGGTCTGCACCGCCACCTGGGAGGTGCACGACCGCATCGTCGAACCGTTCGAGGGTGGCTATGCGGCCTACATCCTGCAACGGGTGGAGCGGGACCGGCAGGCGGCGGCGTCCGAGGCCCGCCGGCAGAACCTGGCCCGCAAGGAACTCGCGTGGCTCCGGCGCGGCGCACCGGCGCGGACGTCGAAACCGAAATTCCGCATCGACGCCGCCAACGCGCTGATCGCCGACGTCCCCGAGATCCGCGACAAGGTGGCGCTGCAGTCGCTGGCCGTGACGCGGCTGGGCAAGCAGGTCGTCGACATTCTGGACGCGTCGGTGACATACGGCGAGCGCGAGGTGCTGCAGGACATCGAGTGGCGGATCGCCCCGGGCGAGCGCACCGGCATCCTGGGCGTCAACGGCGCCGGCAAGTCGACGCTGCTCGGATTGATCGACGGGTCGGTCGAGCCGACCAGCGGCCGGGTGAAGCATGGCAAGACGGTGCAGATCGCCGCGCTGACCCAGGGCGTCGAGAAGTTGGCGGACCATCTCGACGAGCCGGTGCGGGTGGTGCTGAGCCGGCTGGCCACGACCTACACGTTCGGATCCGGTTCCAAGGCAACCGAACTCACACCGAGCCAGCTGCTGGAGCGCCTCGGCTTCGCCAGTGCACAGCTGTCCACTCCGGTGCGGGATTTGTCCGGTGGGCAGCAGCGCCGCTTACAACTGCTGCTCATCCTGCTGGAACAACCCAACGTGCTGATCCTCGACGAGCCGACCAACGACCTGGACACCGACATGCTGGCCGCCATGGAGGACCTGCTGGACTCCTGGCCGGGCACACTGATCGTGGTCAGCCACGACCGGTACTTCCTGGAGCGCGTCACCGATCAACAGTTCGGCATCCTCGGCGGCCGGCTGCGGCACCTCCCCGGCGGCGTCGACGAATACCTGCGGCTGCGGGCTTCGCATGCAGCTCAAACCGGTACCGCCGCAGCCAAACCGGCTGCGGCGGTAGCTGAGGGTTTGTCAGGTGCCGAACTGCGCGCGGCGCAGAAGGAGATCACGGCCATCGAGCGACGGCTGGAGAAACTCGCCGGCCAGATCGACACCGCGCACCAGCGTCTTGCCGAGCATGACCAGGGTGATTACGAAGGCCTGCAACGTCTTACGGCGTCGCTGCGCGAGCTCGAAACCGAGGTGACCGAGCAGGAGGAACGCTGGATGGAACTGTCCGAGGAAGTGGGCTAA
- a CDS encoding HNH endonuclease gives MAKVDHDLTPQQWAALQEIWGGCAYCGAGDTDLQKDCVQPISRGGRYTLDNVVPACRSCNASKCNAEVTGWLRRKKLDEGRFLLRKATIARELAGYGRCADEP, from the coding sequence ATGGCGAAGGTCGACCACGACCTGACGCCGCAGCAGTGGGCTGCCCTGCAAGAGATTTGGGGTGGCTGCGCCTACTGCGGTGCGGGCGACACCGATCTGCAGAAAGACTGTGTGCAGCCCATCTCGCGGGGCGGGCGTTACACGCTCGACAATGTGGTGCCCGCGTGCCGGTCGTGCAACGCGAGCAAGTGCAATGCCGAAGTCACCGGCTGGTTGCGCCGAAAGAAGTTGGACGAAGGCAGGTTTCTGCTGAGGAAGGCGACCATCGCCAGGGAACTGGCGGGCTACGGCCGGTGTGCGGACGAGCCTTAG
- a CDS encoding arginine repressor, whose amino-acid sequence MTAPTRAGRQSRIVALLSSNPVRSQTELAALLAEEGIDVTQATLSRDLEELGAVKLRGADGGTGVYVVPEDGSPVKGVSGGTERMSRLLGELLVSTDASANLAVLRTPPGAAQYLASAIDRAALPYVVGTIAGDDTIFVVAREPMSGAELAATFENL is encoded by the coding sequence ATGACAGCACCGACCCGGGCTGGACGGCAGTCGCGCATCGTCGCGCTGCTGTCGTCGAACCCGGTGCGCAGCCAGACCGAGCTCGCGGCCCTGCTCGCCGAGGAGGGCATCGACGTCACCCAGGCGACGCTGTCGCGGGACCTGGAGGAACTGGGTGCGGTCAAGCTGCGCGGCGCCGACGGCGGTACCGGCGTTTACGTCGTTCCCGAGGACGGCAGCCCCGTCAAGGGCGTTTCCGGCGGCACCGAGCGGATGTCCCGGCTGCTCGGCGAGCTGCTGGTGTCCACCGACGCCAGCGCCAATCTGGCCGTGTTACGTACGCCACCTGGGGCGGCGCAGTACCTGGCCAGTGCGATAGATCGGGCGGCTCTGCCTTATGTTGTGGGCACGATTGCCGGTGATGACACCATTTTCGTCGTCGCCCGCGAACCGATGAGCGGCGCCGAGCTCGCCGCCACCTTCGAGAACCTGTAG